A stretch of Mustelus asterias chromosome 24, sMusAst1.hap1.1, whole genome shotgun sequence DNA encodes these proteins:
- the LOC144511396 gene encoding basic phospholipase A2 PA-9C-like, whose product MGWSDPESLIKEVEPRLQQTSNLPRKQDPMEAPKLIALLILFGVMLIPVQGFEIRGRKMTNFTSVVICANPGMNTLRYSNYGCFCGIGGSGNQPVDAFDRCCYLHDQCYGEAISMGCSIWTTLYISHCYDEVPMCSGSWQLWFPCVSKMCGCDVAAALCFRKHSDEFNQIFVDYDLDLCQTVPGSSSQ is encoded by the exons ATGGGATGGAGTGACCCTGAGAGCCTGATAAAAGAGGTAGAGCCACGGTTACAGCAAACTTCAAACTTGCCAAGGAAACAGGACCCCATGGAGGCCCCGAAACTCATTGCTCTCCTCATTCTGTTCGGAG TGATGTTAATCCCCGTTCAAGGCTTTGAGATTCGGGGCAGAAAGATGACCAACTTTACATCTGTCGTCATCTGTGCCAACCCAGGCATGAATACTCTGCGTTACTCCAACTATGGCTGCTTttgtgggattggaggaagcGGCAACCAGCCAGTTGATGCATTTGACAG GTGCTGTTATTTGCACGATCAATGTTATGGTGAGGCCATTAGCATGGGCTGTTCCATTTGGACCACACTCTATATTTCCCACTGCTATGATGAAGTTCCTATGTGCA GTGGCTCCTGGCAATTGTGGTTCCCGTGCGTCAGCAAGATGTGTGGATGCGATGTCGCTGCTGCTCTGTGCTTCAGGAAGCACAGCGACGAATTCAACCAGATATTTGTGGATTACGACCTGGACCTGTGTCAGACAGTCCCAGGCTCCAGCTCTCAGTGA